The Mesobacillus jeotgali genome window below encodes:
- a CDS encoding nuclease-related domain-containing protein — protein sequence MILKERTKPEELVILQSLQPRMELEEKDAQYLWTLEKGYEGEVQFDQWFTNHRVESLIINDLLLEVNGTLFQIDSFVITQDRLHLFEVKNLEGDYYLDGDKFKTAAGKETKNPLHQLSRAESLLKQLLKELGFYIPLEPHLVFINPEFALLQAPLKSPIVLPNQLNRFMDKMNRTSSKLNSKHTKLAEALLSLHITKSPYSKVPGYDFELLRKGVICGECGGFCEFHSKSKFICSHCGHTGNIDTAVVRTVKEFQLLFPEFKVTTQTIFDWSGGILSKKTLRRILKDNLTYIGDFNRRYYE from the coding sequence ATGATCTTAAAAGAAAGAACCAAACCAGAAGAATTAGTAATCTTGCAATCCCTTCAGCCACGGATGGAATTGGAAGAGAAAGATGCGCAATACCTGTGGACACTGGAGAAAGGCTATGAAGGTGAAGTGCAATTCGACCAATGGTTTACGAATCATCGAGTTGAAAGTCTCATTATCAACGACCTGTTGCTGGAAGTGAATGGCACCCTTTTTCAAATCGACTCCTTCGTGATCACACAGGACCGTCTGCACCTTTTTGAAGTGAAGAATCTTGAAGGGGACTACTATCTCGATGGAGACAAATTCAAGACTGCCGCCGGCAAAGAAACCAAAAACCCCCTCCACCAACTAAGCCGCGCAGAATCACTCCTTAAACAACTGCTCAAGGAACTTGGCTTCTACATTCCTCTTGAACCTCACCTCGTGTTCATCAACCCGGAATTCGCCCTTCTGCAAGCACCATTGAAATCACCCATTGTTTTGCCAAACCAACTCAACCGCTTTATGGATAAAATGAACAGAACCTCTTCGAAGCTGAATAGCAAACATACCAAATTGGCCGAAGCATTATTGTCATTGCATATTACGAAGTCACCGTATTCAAAAGTGCCAGGTTATGATTTTGAACTGTTGAGGAAGGGGGTTATTTGTGGGGAATGCGGAGGGTTTTGTGAATTTCATAGTAAAAGCAAATTCATTTGCAGTCACTGTGGCCACACGGGGAATATTGATACCGCTGTTGTCCGAACTGTTAAGGAATTTCAACTGCTGTTTCCTGAATTTAAGGTTACAACGCAGACTATATTTGATTGGAGTGGCGGCATTTTGTCTAAGAAAACCCTTAGAAGAATATTAAAAGATAACCTTACCTACATTGGTGATTTTAATAGGCGATATTACGAATAA
- a CDS encoding HAMP domain-containing methyl-accepting chemotaxis protein, translated as MMKIKKRFKVKQVKLNTKFTVRKKLFAGFFSVLALLALVAVITNLQFGRMNSQYSSSIADRMEKLNQIVEMKDAIMREQLALQKYMANSDGESLIEFEGAVEDFKKTSQKYMSSTESAEGKKVGENLIAAEAQYYEMASEAFILIRDEQTVKVRLLMQEKGNPLIFSLNSAAEDAIEYQQDALNATSETLSGEVQKVALLIILLSAAAFIIGTAIAAYISRIISKPVQLVSNAAKQMADGNLAIEKINVKNNDEIGQLAADFNEMATNLRKLIYQVSSTSEQVAASAEEMMASADQTNSATNQVATAIQEVAGGAELQSKNTEESAKAVEEMAGGIQRVAVTTSTVAESAADTTKQAMLGHESLEKVIEKMKTINHTTSETNAVIKDLDRKSAEIGKIIEVITGIADQTNLLALNAAIEAARAGEHGKGFAVVADEVRKLAELSRQSASQISGLIEVIQKETHQVVEMMNKGTAEISEGTLLVEDTGRTFDEILKSIENVSSEIQEVSAISEEMSASVMQVNASIDEVTKIARGSVASTAEIASATEEQLASMEEVASSSASLARLAENLREMVAKFKV; from the coding sequence ATGATGAAGATCAAAAAGCGATTCAAGGTTAAGCAGGTAAAGCTCAATACGAAGTTCACGGTACGGAAAAAACTATTTGCTGGCTTCTTTTCTGTGCTGGCGCTGCTGGCGTTGGTAGCGGTGATCACCAACCTTCAATTCGGCAGGATGAACAGCCAGTACTCGTCATCGATTGCTGACCGGATGGAAAAGCTGAATCAGATTGTCGAGATGAAGGATGCCATTATGAGGGAGCAGCTGGCTCTTCAAAAATATATGGCGAATAGCGATGGTGAAAGTCTGATTGAATTTGAAGGCGCTGTTGAAGATTTTAAAAAGACCTCTCAGAAATACATGAGCTCAACGGAATCGGCGGAGGGGAAAAAGGTAGGAGAGAACCTTATCGCAGCAGAGGCACAATATTATGAGATGGCTTCAGAGGCCTTTATTTTAATAAGGGATGAGCAAACGGTCAAGGTCAGATTATTGATGCAGGAAAAAGGAAATCCGCTGATTTTTAGCCTGAATTCTGCCGCTGAAGATGCAATCGAGTACCAGCAGGATGCCCTGAATGCTACGAGTGAAACTTTATCCGGCGAAGTACAAAAAGTAGCGCTGCTCATCATTTTGCTCAGTGCGGCAGCTTTTATCATTGGAACAGCGATTGCTGCCTATATCAGCCGGATCATTTCCAAGCCTGTCCAGCTAGTGTCTAACGCAGCTAAGCAAATGGCAGATGGTAACCTGGCTATTGAAAAAATCAATGTGAAAAATAATGATGAAATCGGCCAGTTGGCTGCGGATTTCAATGAGATGGCAACAAACTTGCGGAAATTGATTTATCAGGTAAGCAGTACATCTGAGCAGGTTGCGGCATCTGCTGAGGAAATGATGGCAAGTGCTGACCAGACCAATTCGGCCACGAACCAGGTAGCAACAGCCATCCAGGAAGTTGCCGGCGGTGCAGAACTGCAAAGCAAGAATACGGAAGAAAGTGCGAAGGCAGTAGAAGAGATGGCCGGAGGAATCCAGAGGGTAGCCGTCACCACATCCACAGTCGCAGAGTCCGCAGCTGATACGACGAAACAGGCAATGCTCGGACATGAATCTCTGGAAAAAGTGATCGAAAAGATGAAGACGATCAATCATACGACAAGTGAAACGAATGCCGTCATCAAAGATTTGGATCGCAAATCAGCTGAGATTGGCAAAATCATTGAGGTCATTACCGGGATTGCTGACCAGACCAACTTACTTGCTTTGAACGCAGCGATTGAAGCCGCTAGAGCCGGTGAACATGGAAAAGGCTTCGCAGTCGTCGCGGATGAAGTCCGAAAGCTGGCCGAACTTTCAAGGCAGTCAGCGAGCCAGATCTCCGGCTTGATTGAAGTGATTCAAAAAGAGACCCACCAGGTTGTTGAAATGATGAACAAAGGAACGGCGGAAATTTCCGAGGGAACTTTATTGGTAGAAGACACTGGAAGAACATTTGATGAGATTCTTAAATCAATCGAAAATGTCAGTTCGGAAATCCAGGAAGTCTCCGCGATTTCAGAAGAAATGTCGGCAAGTGTCATGCAGGTGAACGCTTCTATCGACGAGGTAACTAAAATCGCCCGCGGCTCCGTCGCAAGCACAGCAGAAATCGCATCCGCAACAGAAGAGCAGCTGGCTTCAATGGAAGAAGTCGCATCATCATCCGCATCACTCGCACGGCTTGCAGAGAACCTGAGAGAGATGGTCGCGAAGTTTAAAGTTTAA
- the gntK gene encoding gluconokinase: MTEYMLGVDIGTTSTKAVLFSEKGEVIQQENIGYPLHTPDISTAEQDPEEIYMAVLTAITKIMKHNKQKKLAFISFSSAMHSVIAIDENDQPLTPCITWADNRSEAWTHKIKTELNGHEIYKRTGTPIHPMSPLSKITWIVNERPEIAAKAKKYIGIKEFIFKKFFDQYVVDHSLASAMGMMNLKKLEWDEEALQIAGITKDQLSELVPTTKTFTNCNPELAKQVGIEPETPFVIGASDGVLSNLGVNAIGKGEIAVTIGTSGAIRTIIDEPQTDEKGRIFCYALTENHWVIGGPVNNGGMVLRWIRDEFAASEVETAKRLGIDPYNVLTKIAERVRPGAEGLLFHPYLAGERAPLWNPDVRGSFFGLTMSHKKEHMIRAALEGVIFNLYTVFLALTEAMESPVTRIQATGGFARSDVWRQMMSDIFDIEVVVPESYESSCLGACILGLYATGKIDSFEVASEMIGSTHKHTPNEEAAKEYRQLVPIFISLSRALEQDYSRIANYQRSLIR, from the coding sequence GTGACTGAATATATGCTAGGGGTCGACATCGGTACGACTAGTACCAAGGCTGTCCTTTTCAGCGAAAAAGGCGAAGTCATCCAGCAGGAGAACATCGGATACCCGCTTCATACGCCGGATATCTCAACAGCCGAGCAAGATCCTGAAGAAATTTATATGGCGGTCCTGACTGCCATTACGAAGATCATGAAACACAATAAGCAAAAAAAGCTGGCTTTCATTTCATTCAGCAGCGCAATGCATAGCGTCATTGCGATAGATGAAAATGATCAGCCGCTTACTCCATGCATCACCTGGGCGGATAACCGCAGTGAAGCTTGGACGCACAAAATCAAAACAGAACTGAACGGACACGAAATTTACAAGCGCACGGGAACGCCGATTCATCCGATGTCGCCATTAAGCAAAATCACATGGATCGTGAATGAGCGTCCAGAAATTGCTGCGAAAGCGAAGAAATATATCGGGATCAAGGAATTTATTTTTAAAAAGTTCTTTGACCAGTATGTGGTTGACCACTCGCTTGCGTCAGCGATGGGGATGATGAATCTTAAAAAGCTGGAATGGGATGAAGAGGCTCTGCAAATTGCGGGGATCACGAAAGACCAATTATCCGAGCTTGTACCGACAACAAAAACCTTCACGAATTGCAATCCAGAATTAGCGAAGCAAGTCGGGATTGAACCGGAAACTCCTTTCGTCATTGGAGCAAGTGACGGTGTCCTTTCCAACCTCGGCGTCAATGCGATTGGCAAAGGTGAGATTGCGGTCACGATCGGGACAAGCGGTGCAATCCGTACGATCATCGACGAGCCGCAAACCGATGAAAAAGGCCGCATTTTCTGCTACGCCCTGACCGAGAATCACTGGGTCATCGGCGGTCCTGTCAACAATGGCGGAATGGTCCTTCGCTGGATCCGCGATGAATTCGCAGCATCTGAGGTCGAAACGGCAAAGCGTTTAGGCATCGATCCTTACAATGTTTTAACAAAAATCGCTGAACGCGTAAGGCCGGGAGCGGAAGGTTTGCTGTTCCATCCATACCTTGCTGGTGAGCGTGCTCCTTTATGGAATCCTGATGTCCGCGGTTCCTTTTTCGGACTGACGATGTCCCATAAAAAAGAGCATATGATCCGTGCCGCATTAGAGGGTGTCATTTTCAACCTGTATACCGTTTTCTTAGCGCTTACGGAAGCGATGGAAAGCCCGGTTACACGAATCCAGGCTACAGGCGGCTTTGCAAGATCAGATGTGTGGCGCCAGATGATGTCCGATATTTTTGACATCGAGGTGGTCGTTCCGGAAAGCTATGAAAGCTCTTGCCTTGGTGCTTGCATCCTCGGACTCTATGCAACAGGTAAAATTGACTCATTTGAAGTTGCTTCCGAGATGATCGGCAGCACCCACAAGCACACGCCGAACGAAGAAGCGGCAAAAGAATACAGACAGCTCGTGCCGATTTTCATCAGCTTATCCCGGGCACTGGAACAGGATTATTCGAGAATCGCAAACTATCAGAGAAGCCTGATTCGATAA
- a CDS encoding alpha/beta hydrolase, with product MLDYRLYKGRGSEYIVLLHGIGGNSNIFYKQLKPFLKKYNILAINLPGHGNSPDIDSYKDRFSFDMVVSEIVKTLDHLSIRKAHFVGISLGTIIVHHLLQKEPGRVRSAVLGGAITRLNFFGKSLIKLAWLIKDFLPFIWLYRILALILMPKNNHKDSRRFFIQEAYKMKRANFLAWYPLAGDVEATYSQVQENSQDVPKLYISGAEDHMFVRELEEDLNGDESSELVILAECGHVCNIEKADEFNELSLDFMDTYKTKKANIS from the coding sequence ATGCTAGATTACAGATTGTACAAGGGCCGCGGTTCGGAGTATATTGTATTGCTGCACGGGATTGGCGGGAATTCCAATATCTTTTACAAACAGCTGAAGCCTTTTCTGAAAAAATATAATATCCTGGCGATTAATTTGCCTGGCCATGGAAACTCGCCGGATATTGATTCATATAAAGATCGATTTTCCTTTGACATGGTTGTGAGTGAGATTGTCAAAACCTTGGACCATCTTTCGATTCGCAAAGCGCATTTTGTCGGCATCTCACTGGGAACGATCATCGTCCACCACCTGCTTCAAAAAGAACCTGGACGTGTGAGGTCCGCGGTTCTTGGCGGTGCGATTACCAGACTGAACTTTTTTGGAAAATCTTTAATTAAATTAGCCTGGCTCATCAAAGACTTTCTCCCGTTTATATGGCTGTATCGCATATTAGCGTTGATCCTGATGCCGAAAAACAACCATAAAGATTCCCGGCGATTTTTCATCCAGGAAGCTTATAAAATGAAACGTGCCAATTTCCTTGCCTGGTACCCTCTGGCAGGTGATGTGGAGGCCACTTACAGCCAGGTTCAGGAAAATAGCCAGGATGTCCCCAAGCTTTATATCTCAGGAGCTGAGGACCATATGTTTGTCCGGGAGCTCGAGGAAGACCTGAATGGCGATGAAAGCTCGGAGTTGGTGATCCTTGCCGAATGCGGCCACGTCTGCAATATCGAAAAAGCCGATGAATTCAACGAACTCTCTCTTGATTTCATGGACACATACAAAACGAAAAAAGCGAATATCAGTTAA
- a CDS encoding amidohydrolase, producing MLRTIYTNGTIYTFNSRKPIVQAVVIEHGRFIDMGTSADMVLQWGSNAQIIDLEGKTATPGLIDSHLHLSIMADSFINLDFVGVTSKHDMLAKIQEKASQLEPGQWIVGSSWDENLFTDGGIPTIAELDYVAPANPLFMTRTCLHAAIVNSKALEVSGYHPAISVPEGGTIVLDEWTKQPTGLFLESAMNLIRQHIPERSYDDWKNAMRQTMHFAMSKGLTSVHTNDPLYLGGLEMTWNIFNELLNGEQVGLRSNLLINHEFLPNLKEAGMYTGFGNDTLNIGAVKIFADGAFGRRTALLSEEYSDAPGHYGNAMYDQEQMYEIVRGARELDMPIAVHTIGDKALENMLDVLDKFPAAAYRDRLIHAQVLREELIPRLKAPSRIADIQPRFIASDFPWVQERLGEKRIKLSYAWKTLMEAGVICAGGSDSPVEPVDPILGIHAAVTRKKPGETHEGYVPEQKLSMVDAFRLFTELGAYPTNEETIKGTIARGKLADMTVYSANPFEMADPDELLTMDIEMTIIGGEIMYRKN from the coding sequence ATCTTGAGAACCATCTACACAAACGGAACGATCTACACATTCAATTCACGCAAACCTATTGTCCAGGCCGTCGTCATCGAACATGGCCGTTTCATCGATATGGGAACCTCAGCTGATATGGTGCTGCAATGGGGCAGCAACGCGCAAATCATCGACCTTGAGGGAAAGACTGCGACTCCTGGCTTGATTGACAGCCATCTTCACTTATCCATCATGGCCGACAGTTTTATCAATCTTGATTTTGTTGGAGTCACTTCCAAGCATGACATGCTCGCTAAAATCCAGGAAAAAGCCAGTCAGCTTGAGCCAGGCCAGTGGATAGTCGGCAGCAGCTGGGACGAGAATCTTTTTACCGATGGGGGAATTCCAACGATTGCTGAGCTGGATTATGTGGCGCCAGCCAACCCGCTGTTTATGACGAGGACATGCCTTCATGCGGCAATCGTCAACAGCAAGGCGCTTGAAGTGAGTGGCTATCACCCAGCGATTTCGGTTCCGGAAGGCGGAACGATCGTGTTGGATGAATGGACGAAGCAGCCGACCGGACTGTTCCTGGAATCTGCGATGAACCTGATCAGGCAGCATATTCCTGAGCGCTCGTACGATGATTGGAAAAACGCGATGCGCCAGACGATGCATTTTGCGATGAGCAAAGGGCTGACGAGTGTCCATACGAATGACCCGCTCTATCTTGGCGGCCTTGAAATGACATGGAACATTTTCAATGAGCTGCTGAACGGGGAACAGGTGGGCTTGCGAAGCAATCTTCTGATCAACCATGAGTTTTTACCAAATCTAAAAGAAGCCGGAATGTACACGGGCTTTGGCAATGACACTTTGAATATCGGCGCTGTTAAAATTTTTGCCGATGGAGCGTTCGGTAGGAGGACTGCGCTGCTGTCAGAAGAATACAGCGACGCGCCGGGTCACTACGGCAATGCGATGTATGACCAGGAGCAGATGTACGAAATCGTCCGTGGTGCAAGAGAACTGGACATGCCGATTGCGGTCCATACGATTGGCGACAAAGCGCTCGAAAATATGCTGGACGTGCTCGATAAATTTCCAGCCGCCGCGTATCGCGACAGGCTGATCCATGCTCAGGTTCTGCGGGAGGAACTGATTCCTCGCCTGAAAGCGCCAAGCCGGATTGCTGATATCCAGCCGCGCTTCATCGCCAGCGATTTCCCGTGGGTGCAGGAGCGCCTTGGAGAAAAGCGGATCAAGCTATCATATGCATGGAAAACGCTGATGGAAGCTGGCGTCATTTGTGCTGGCGGCTCTGACTCTCCGGTTGAGCCGGTTGACCCAATCCTCGGAATCCACGCAGCCGTGACACGCAAAAAGCCGGGTGAAACCCATGAAGGCTATGTGCCAGAACAGAAGCTGTCGATGGTGGATGCATTCCGCCTGTTCACCGAGCTGGGTGCGTATCCAACGAACGAAGAGACCATTAAAGGCACGATTGCTCGCGGCAAACTTGCCGATATGACGGTATACTCCGCGAATCCATTTGAAATGGCAGATCCAGATGAACTGTTAACGATGGACATCGAAATGACGATCATCGGCGGGGAGATCATGTATCGGAAGAACTGA
- a CDS encoding GntR family transcriptional regulator, with product MTENSNFLYPQKWLSKASTGDRVASELRMQIISGLIESGAILSENKLAADFNVSRSPIREALKILSAENLIRLERMGAVVIGLTEKDIEEIYDVRLLIESFVFERLIKIDTTNLVVELSKILEMMKIAIKYKDADEFSLQDVLFHETIIRAINHSYIRMIWDNTKPVMEAFILLSMRARIEEKYEDFDRILENHELYIEAIKTKNRDLMIKSLHQNFDDVQGKVDDLWISQQTLSKGVEKSD from the coding sequence ATGACGGAAAACAGTAATTTTCTTTATCCGCAAAAATGGCTTTCTAAGGCTTCAACGGGTGACCGGGTTGCGAGTGAGCTGCGAATGCAAATTATTTCGGGCTTGATTGAAAGCGGTGCCATCCTTTCGGAGAACAAACTGGCTGCTGATTTTAACGTTAGCCGTTCACCGATCCGTGAAGCGCTTAAAATTCTTTCAGCTGAAAACCTGATCCGCCTGGAAAGAATGGGTGCCGTGGTCATCGGCCTCACTGAAAAGGATATCGAAGAGATTTACGATGTCCGGTTATTGATTGAATCATTTGTTTTTGAACGTCTCATAAAAATAGATACAACGAATTTGGTAGTTGAACTGAGCAAAATTCTCGAAATGATGAAAATTGCCATCAAGTACAAGGATGCCGACGAGTTCAGCCTTCAGGATGTTCTTTTCCATGAAACGATCATCCGGGCCATCAACCATTCTTATATCAGAATGATCTGGGATAACACGAAGCCCGTCATGGAAGCTTTCATACTTTTATCGATGCGGGCAAGGATCGAAGAAAAATATGAGGATTTCGATCGCATCCTCGAAAATCACGAGCTTTATATTGAAGCCATCAAAACGAAGAATCGCGACCTGATGATTAAATCCTTACACCAAAATTTTGATGATGTTCAAGGTAAAGTAGACGACCTTTGGATATCGCAACAAACGCTTTCCAAGGGAGTGGAGAAAAGTGACTGA
- the ltrA gene encoding group II intron reverse transcriptase/maturase, with protein sequence MLMNLILSRENLIEALKRVEKNKGSHGIDGMSVKSLRRHLYENWDTLCDSLRKGTYQPNPVRRVEIPKPNGGVRLLGIPTVIDRFIQQAIAQVLTPLFDPTFSEHSYGFRPSRRGHDAVRKARGYISEGYRWVIDMDLEKFFDKVNHDKLMGILASRIQDRLVLKLIRKYLQAGIMINGVVYDAEEGTPQGGPLSPLLSNILLDKLDKELERRGHKFVRYADDCNIYMKSKKAGERVMNSITCFIEQKLKLKVNRGKSAVDRPWKRKFLGFSFTVNKKPKVRIANESVKRLKAKIRKLTSRSKPIPMEVRIEKLNQFLTGWCGYFALADTPSKFKEFDEWIRRRLRMIEWKQWKNPKTRVRKLKSLGVPDQKAYEWGNSRKKFWRIASSPILHKTLDNSYWSHRGLKSLYQRYEFLRHT encoded by the coding sequence ATGTTAATGAATCTGATTCTATCACGGGAAAACTTAATAGAAGCACTTAAACGTGTGGAGAAGAACAAAGGGAGTCACGGCATAGATGGAATGTCCGTAAAATCCCTACGAAGACATCTCTATGAGAACTGGGACACCCTTTGTGATTCTTTAAGGAAAGGTACCTATCAACCTAACCCAGTACGTCGAGTCGAAATCCCGAAACCGAACGGTGGAGTAAGGTTACTTGGAATACCTACCGTGATAGATCGTTTCATCCAACAGGCAATCGCCCAAGTTTTAACTCCGCTTTTTGACCCAACCTTCTCGGAACATAGTTATGGGTTTAGGCCAAGCCGAAGAGGCCATGACGCTGTACGTAAAGCAAGGGGATATATAAGTGAAGGTTACAGATGGGTGATTGACATGGACTTGGAGAAGTTCTTTGACAAAGTGAATCATGACAAGCTGATGGGGATATTGGCAAGCAGAATCCAAGACCGATTGGTCTTGAAGCTAATTCGAAAATATCTCCAAGCAGGAATCATGATAAATGGTGTAGTCTACGATGCAGAAGAAGGAACACCACAAGGAGGTCCCCTGAGCCCTCTTCTTTCGAATATACTTTTGGATAAGCTTGATAAAGAACTAGAAAGGAGAGGTCACAAGTTTGTCCGATACGCCGATGATTGTAATATTTACATGAAATCGAAGAAAGCTGGAGAACGAGTAATGAACTCCATTACATGCTTCATTGAGCAGAAATTAAAGCTCAAAGTAAACAGAGGGAAATCAGCGGTTGACCGCCCGTGGAAACGAAAATTCCTTGGCTTTAGCTTTACGGTTAATAAGAAACCGAAGGTTCGAATAGCCAACGAAAGTGTTAAAAGGCTAAAAGCTAAAATACGAAAGTTAACATCCCGTTCTAAACCAATCCCCATGGAAGTTAGAATTGAGAAATTGAATCAATTTCTAACGGGATGGTGTGGATATTTTGCATTAGCTGATACACCAAGTAAATTCAAAGAATTTGATGAGTGGATTAGAAGAAGACTCCGTATGATTGAATGGAAACAATGGAAGAACCCGAAGACAAGAGTAAGAAAACTCAAAAGTCTTGGCGTTCCAGACCAAAAGGCATACGAATGGGGAAATTCCAGAAAGAAATTTTGGAGAATTGCCTCAAGTCCAATCTTACACAAAACCCTCGATAACTCTTATTGGAGTCATCGAGGGCTCAAAAGTCTATATCAAAGATATGAATTTCTACGTCACACTTAA
- a CDS encoding sodium:alanine symporter family protein: MDHVLSSLSAFLWGLPLILTMVFVGLYFTIGSGFFQFRHLPHILKATFSSIFKKEKTEDGKKGVISSFEAVSTAIGGSVGVANIGGVATAIAVGGPGAIFWMWITALLGMIIKTVEVTLSVYYRSTDENGDPYGGPTYYMEKGLGEERNFKYWIFPAVIFGFGIFSTFFITMQNYTISEAISSTFDIGMIPASILFSILVYFVVWGGIKHIGKLASKLVPAMVLFYVVAGLFIIISNITQMGNVFALIFDGAFGGTAAVGGFAGAAVAQVIHMGMARSVYSNEAGWGISPMIHSTAKVDHPVKQGIWGAFEVFIDTIIVSSITAFTIIITGAWSTGLTGADLTLTAFETGIGSFGRITIAVSILLFGLTTVTGWYSYYEIVLRHLLKGKSKVKNRILKTFIYLYPIPGTLMVVYGVVFGLPGQTVWYFADISSAIPTFINVVVILILGKQFFALLKDYKARYLGIGKIDPDFALFYEDKVERDKKKKAS; this comes from the coding sequence ATGGATCACGTGTTATCGAGTTTATCAGCATTCTTATGGGGGTTGCCTTTAATCCTCACAATGGTTTTTGTCGGGCTTTATTTTACAATCGGGAGCGGCTTCTTTCAGTTCAGGCACCTGCCGCATATCCTGAAGGCGACCTTCAGCAGTATTTTTAAAAAGGAAAAGACAGAGGATGGGAAGAAAGGGGTCATCTCATCCTTTGAAGCAGTATCGACAGCGATCGGCGGTTCTGTTGGCGTCGCGAACATAGGTGGTGTTGCCACAGCCATCGCGGTGGGAGGACCCGGTGCGATCTTCTGGATGTGGATCACCGCTTTGCTCGGGATGATCATCAAGACGGTTGAGGTCACCTTGTCGGTTTATTACCGAAGCACGGATGAAAATGGCGACCCGTACGGCGGGCCGACTTATTATATGGAAAAGGGGCTTGGGGAAGAGCGCAATTTTAAATATTGGATTTTCCCTGCAGTCATTTTCGGATTCGGTATTTTTTCAACATTCTTTATTACGATGCAAAATTACACAATCTCTGAAGCGATCAGTTCTACATTTGATATTGGGATGATCCCTGCATCGATCCTCTTCTCGATTCTTGTCTATTTTGTCGTCTGGGGCGGGATCAAACATATCGGGAAGCTGGCGTCGAAGCTTGTTCCGGCGATGGTTCTGTTCTATGTTGTAGCAGGTCTGTTCATCATCATTTCGAATATTACTCAAATGGGCAATGTATTTGCATTGATTTTCGACGGAGCATTTGGCGGAACGGCTGCGGTTGGCGGCTTTGCCGGTGCGGCGGTTGCCCAGGTCATCCACATGGGGATGGCGCGCTCGGTTTACAGCAATGAAGCAGGCTGGGGAATTTCTCCGATGATCCACTCGACTGCGAAGGTCGACCATCCGGTAAAACAGGGCATCTGGGGTGCTTTTGAGGTATTCATAGATACCATCATCGTGTCTTCAATCACGGCATTCACGATCATTATCACCGGAGCATGGTCCACAGGCCTGACCGGAGCAGACCTGACGCTTACGGCGTTCGAAACGGGAATCGGTTCATTCGGCCGGATCACGATTGCCGTATCGATCCTGTTATTCGGTCTGACGACGGTGACAGGCTGGTACTCTTATTACGAAATTGTGCTGCGCCACCTTTTAAAAGGAAAATCAAAGGTGAAAAACAGAATCCTGAAAACATTCATTTATTTGTACCCAATCCCAGGGACGCTGATGGTCGTCTACGGAGTCGTATTCGGCCTGCCAGGGCAGACGGTATGGTATTTCGCGGACATCTCATCTGCCATCCCGACTTTCATCAACGTTGTCGTCATCCTCATCCTCGGAAAGCAATTCTTCGCGCTGTTGAAGGATTACAAAGCCAGGTATCTCGGAATCGGAAAAATCGATCCGGACTTCGCGCTGTTTTATGAAGACAAAGTGGAGAGGGACAAGAAGAAAAAAGCAAGTTAA